The genomic window ctcccttccccGAAGGCACACGCTGCCGGGCAGCAGAGCTGACGGCAAGAAAGCCCCACGTGGGCTTCCCCTGACAAACCCAGCCAGCTTGGAACAGGCAGTGAAAGCCAGAGGCACTAAACTAACAGAAAAAGTCCTCTCACTGGGACGTATCCCCCAGATCCTTCTCAAAAGATAATATTGGCTCCCAAGCGTTTCTCCTCCGACTTTAAAAGGAATTGTGGGTAGCAGCAGCCCTCACTGATGTGGGCAGAGGCACTCAGAATAGGAGCTAGCAGATGCCCACCCCACTCAGACTGGCTCACGCTTTCCAATTTCTAAGATACTGTAACTTCCATCACGGCTGTGACAAAATGATGACTCATTCTTAGAACGCAGTCATCGGTATCACATTTGATATTAATACTTTGGTAGTGATGCTTTGTTACAGCAATTAAAAGGAGAAAGTTGCTAAAGCAAGAGCAGTCCACCCTCCATCCACGGGCACGGTTGCAGAAGGCAGCTCATTGTATTGGAAGGCACAGGGCCTCCCGCAAGCTGTCCAGATAAGCAGCTGTTGGGGGCTAagggggagggttaaagggggGGGCGAGGAACTGGAGGCAGAAGTCACTGTTAGCGGATTGGATTGTAAGACTTGAGCTCCAGCACCGGGATGCCTTATCTCAAATATACTCCTGTCTTGCAAGTTTAAAATCTTCCTGAAAAGATAAAACAGTACTCCGGCCCCAAGTTCTCCCACTTATTCCTCGCcagcatcccctcccccaccgccaGCCCCAGGAGGTTGTATCGTCACAGATGCCGTTAGTTCCACCAACCACCAGAAACACCTTTACCACCTCCCCCGAACTAAGACTCCCCTACCCTCAATAAAAGGCGTAAGTTTGGTTTCAGTAAGTTTATTGTGAAATTCAAAGCTTCCACGATAGCGTCctttagaaaaatgaaagcattgccCAGGATCCGTTTCGGAAAGAGCAGTGCAGCCAGCAAAGTCCGGCTCGCTCCTGCAGCTTGATCACTCCTGCAGCTGTACCAAGTCCATCCAGGCCGCCTGCTttgcctttcccctcctttcACTGGAAGGCTGCTGAGTcacgcctgcctgcctctctagtCGATTCTTCCCGGCCCTGCGGCCAACGTCCTTGCCTAGGCCTTCCTGTGCTAGCAGCCTCTCTGGACACTGGCAGAGTCCTGGGCTCGGAACAAGGTGTCCCCGCGGCCGCCATGCCCCCTTCTTGGGAGGCTGCGCTCCTCACTCTCCAGGCAACACCGCCTGCCAGTCTCCACGCGCACTCGAGCGCCCTCGGAGGGTCACTCCAGAGCCAGCAGCGCGCTAGAGCGTCACCAAGTCGAACAGACCAAGGTCCCTGCCGGACTGTCACTCGGGAAGTGTAATGCTGGGCACCCAGTCGTTGAAGCTGCGGCTCTCCTCGCAGAACAAGCTGAGTTTCTCCAAGGCAGGGTCTTTCCACGTGTCCTCATTAGGGTTCTGTGTTTAAAAATACAGGGGTCAGCCAGGCTGGCCGTTGGCCAAGCGGGTGGGGGAGACTGGCGTGGGGAGAGGCAGTAGCTGCACTTACCGAAATGAGGATGCAGTGCAGGTCTCCCGGCGCACCCGCCTCGTCGTCTGTACCCACGATCGCCGCTAGCCGCTGCACATCACCCACGCGCACGATATCAATGTCGTTCTCACAGCAGAACGCCTGTATCAGCGTGAAATGGATCTGCAGCGCTATGTCGCCCTCATCTTCTTCATCGGCAGCCAGCACGCAAAAGGTCACATTGTCAGGGTCTCTGCAAGGCAGATGGGAAGGACAAGGTCAGAGTCGATGCCACCCCCAGGTCTCCCGGCCGCGCCAACCCCAATCCCTGCACGCGGGGCCTTCCTATACTCACACATTCAGGACTTTGGCGGACTCGTAGACGCCAGCGGTCAGACAGCCCTGGCGCTGCGCCGACAGCAGAAGTTCGTGCAGCGCTTTCCCGGCGCCCTGCATCCTGTGAAAGAACAAGCACCGTGAGTGGGGACCAGCACGGGGACGCGGTGTAGATCCCAGCCCTGACCTCCAAGTCCCAGCTGGCTCTTTAGCCTAGACCTGTCTGGCGCCAGCATTCCTGCCTCTCAACTCCAACCTGGCGCCCACACACCCGGATCCCCAGTCCCGACTTGGCGCCCACACCTCTGGCACCCTAGTCATGATCTGGCGCCCTCATTTACCATCACCCAGTCTCGACCTGGCGCCTGCACCCCCGGTTCCCTGCTCCAGAGCTGGAGCCCAGAGCCCATGTTCCCCAATCCCGACCTGGCCCCAGAATCCCAGACCCTAGCTCTAGGAATGAATTGAATGTAGTCATTGTAGTCCCAGCGCCTCGGCACCTCGCTGTCAGACAGTGCATGGCACCCACCCCGCAAACTTCCATCCTAGAAGACCCTAAAAGATCGCTACCCGACAACTCCAACTTTCGGCACCCCAAAACCCACCTACCTGGCTGTGCTTTCCGGAACTGCGTCCTGGCCACGGACTTCTTCCAGAGTCATTATGCGATCCACAAACAGCAAGTTATCCAAAAGTGAAGAGTGCGGAGGGAGTCGAAAGCAGGTAAGGAGCCCCAGAACCCGATCCGCGCCGCGTGCCCACCACCAGCGAGTGAGCGGGGCACCGCCGCACGAGTCCTTTTATAGACCGGCCCGTGCGACGCGGCCAGCTGGCGGGAGGCTGCGCTCCCATTGGCCAGCGTCCGCTTTCTGATGCAAATGAGGCGGCAGGCCCGCGGCTCGTGCCAGAAGGCCACGTGGGGAGGGGTGCGGGGGATGACACAGCCTCAAATCTGCCGCTTTTGTCAGGGTGTTACCAGGCAGACTGGAGCCTGCAGATTTCATCTCGCCTCTCTTTTTTGTAAGTCcttaaaaggaaaaagttaaaaaaaaaaccaacaacgtTGTTTGCTAATATGATCCTGGAATTTGTGAAATGCATACTTGGAGAATGtaaaagccttttctttttttgcatttatttttattgagacctttctaattttcttcttattttcaatTTGAAGGTTATGGGGCTGTTGCATTGAAACCGAAACTTAAAGTCAAAGGTTTGCAACTGCAGCTGACACCAGGTCAACGCAGCCACTAGAACTCAGGACTCAGCGCCTTTCAGGGTCGCGGCTGCAAAGGTTGAACCaccgcccaccccacccccgtcccgtcctgtcccccacccctgcccctggcAGATCGCTGTGGGGTGCGGGCAGCAGGGACCAGCAGATTGCTGCCGGCACACGCGGCTCGTTTGCATTTCTATACGGGGCACACAAAAGAGGAGGTCTGGCGTGTGGCAGTTCGCGACGGGGACAATCAACGCTTTCTCTTTCATAGCAACACTGTCCACCTGCCGCcgggtggggtgggcagagagCCCCGCCGTGCGCGGGGGTCGCGCTGGGTTACCCAGCACGTGGGGGTCTGAGCCGCGTGCCGCTCCCCCGCCCCGGGTGCGCACCTCTTAGACTTGCCCTGTTTGCTGGGATTGTGATGCACGCGTGCCCAGCCGCAGAGAGCAGAGAAGCACACAGTGATACTAAGCCCGAAACCCGTGGGGTTCCGGGGTTCAGACTCCAGAGCTTGACACACGGTGTTCCACAATGCTTTTCCCAGGGCGCCGCCTACAGGCCGACCTAGAAGGATCcagacctcctcagccacccatCCCATACAGCCTCGCGTTGACCTCTCAGGGGTCTTGACCTGGGGCACACTGGGCGCCGAGGCCCGGTGCAATAGGTGCATTAATTAGATTCAGAGCAGAGCTTGCACCCAGCGCCCCGGGGCTGGAGACCAAAAACCACCAGGACTGATGGAGCAAGAATGTGTGAtgagattttgaaatatttcaaaaacgTAAAAATGTGTCTTTAAAAGGTTCTTTTCtggtaaaataataaatttggatGCGATCCTAGGAGTTTCCTGAACTTGTCATTTGTCCTGTGAGTGAGACCCACACACCACGCTTACAGATTGCTCACCCGCAGAACACAACACTGTGGGTTGTCTGTATCTCTCGTGCGACACGGAAAAGTGTGCTATGGAACCCTAGGAGCTTCTCCTCTGCTGAGCGAAGCCTGGGAGATTAGCTAGGGCAAAGGGCAGGCGAGAAGTTTGCTAGACTAAGGCAAAAATCAAGCGCAAGCTCGCATacagtaattttctttttcctggagcATTCTTCAGGTAAGTGAACATAACGCATTCAGTGTTAACTCGTGAAGTCCTTTAAGGGAGTTTTCCTGCTGCACTGGGAGGCTGAGGGTTTTCCAACGCTAAAGGCCGGTCGAGGGGTCAGGCGGCCTCTTGCGCCTCCCGGCGGCTGCACCGAGAACTGCAGGTGCCGCGCGATTATCTGCAAGGTCTCTCAAACTCTCAAagctccttcctgtctgtcttagtAGCATATAAAATGATGGTGATCCCTGAGtgaataaaatgtgtttctaagtGATGGAAACTTAAGCTGTTGCTCTTTTCAaagttggcataaaaacagaccagAGGACCGATGAAaccgaatcaaagacccggatattaatccacacactttcgaactcctgatttttgacaaagaagcaaaaaaatatcaaatggaataaagaaagcatatttaacaaatgatgttggcataactggatatcaacatggagaagaatgaaaatagatccatctctaccaccatgcacaaaactcaagcccaaatggatcaaagacctccacataaagccagccacactgaacctcatagaagagaaagtgggaagtacacttgaacgcattggcccaggagaccacttcctaaatagaaccccagcagcacagacactgagagaaacaattaatccTCCTGAAACTCAAAGTTTTAATGCTTCTTATCTCTCCTTAGTTTCAGATCCCCAGGAAACATCGGAAATAATAATCCTTTTGATATCTAAGCacacacctgcttctgccacttATAGCTAGAAAACTGCTCACTTGCCAGGCTGCAGGAAACTCCCCCATAGTCCCTGCACGACAGGAAGGTCCACACAGGTTAGCGCAAGCTTAGGTCCTAGCATTTCCAGACTCCACCCCCAGCCAGTCTGGGCCAGAAGGAATGATTGACAAGCCCCAAAGCTAGTCTACTCTGCTAACCTTTTAAGAGTATTCGGTTACAGGAAACCCTCCTTTTTGCCATCAGATATGGCCCCACACAGCTTTAATTAGGTAAGTCTGAGTGGTCCCAAAGTCCCCATCTAAATTAGGAAAGAAAGGTTTGGGGCCTGACTGGAAGTCACAAGCTGTATTTCTGAGTGCGTACTCTACAGTCGCTACACTCTTACGAAGTCCCTAAACTTTAATAGTATAAGGGACAGTGAGTCCATTAAAGAGGAAGTCTCACAAGTGCTCTGCTTTTGAAACCCtctggaggggtggggtgggtagagTGTTCACGGAGCATCAACACCTGGATTTATAAACCATGCATAGAAGCACAgacctggagttcaaggtcatccttgaactGTTAGCCTGGTACAtctgaggtcctgtctcaaaatcgaagtaaaataaaatgcttaggaGCACCTGGAATCTTAGCTacctggaaggctgagacaggaggactcctGAGTCCCGGAGTTAAAGTTTTGCGTGGTAAACCAGAGAGACAATCCCCACTCCCAACCTCTAAAATAAATACCTTCGGCAGACGCTTGTTTTATTAGCATATTCTCTGCGACTTTGACTGCCTCGGTGAGCGTTGGTGGAAGCGTACCTCATTCGGAGACAGGCGGAAGTGGAGCCCAAGGCATTCGCTCCCCTTTACATTTGGACCGTGCACAGAGACTGACTTTAAAGAGAAGATACATGCATCAGGAACAACCAtgcccaggacagctggcccaGAGGCTGCGGCCGAGGAGCCTCAAGCCCAGTGCAGGTAGAGTTCCCTTGGTTATCTTAGGAAAAGCCACATTCATCGCCCCTTTTTCAAAGTTGGCAGCTTTCACAGAAAACTGTGAACTCTTGCTTTCTCTTGGCTAGTGGGAGGCCTGTAGTGTGCCCCCTAGGCTAACaaggagcaggagctggaggtgcccTGACTGAGTCTTCATCCCTGGCTCTCCCTCACACTCACCAGGGCCAACTGAGAACAATTAGCTTTGCAGCTTGCTAGTGGATGAAACCTGCATGTCAACTCTGTCTGCAATCCTTAAAAAGAGACTGAAGtttgaaacacaaacaaaagggaaccaaattcttaaagatgaagcCCAAGACACTCGGTGTCGTTAGTGCCCAGATTCTATAGGACTGGGTCTCCCAGGGCAGTAGCCAAAAAGTCTCTTGGGGCAGTCGAGGCTGGCTCCATTCCGGAAAGGTCTGAGTTATCCTCAGTGCTCCCACTCACTCATCCATCCTCTCCCAAGTCTTTCTGGTTATTTCCAAAAAAAATGTTGCCCCAAGAGCTGCTGATGGAGGAACGGGCTTTGTCCGCAACCTATGActaagataatttttttcaaaagaaatgaaatctttaaGCAAGGTTAAACCTCAGCAGTAGCAGCATCCTGGCATTTAAAGGGTCCATCAGCCTGTCCCATTCCTGCCCCACGCTGGGAGTCACAATCCACCCCCTCCCCGGGGTGAAATGCAGATCTACAGGTGGGAGCATTTCACCAGACAGCtgagacaggaaacaggaagcagagagggaagccCTTACACAGCTAGCCGGACATCCGTGATGAGAGCTTTCTGGAAGGCACAATTATTCTTCGCAGCGCACTTGCAGAGCAAGGGGGTGACAGGAGCCAGGCAGAGCCTTGGCTGTCACACGAGGTTTGCAAATCAGTCCTGAATTCCTACTTCCCTCTCAATAGTAGGAAAGGCTTGAGGGCAGCAGTCAGCCACAGTCCTAAGCAGGACAGCAGAACAGTGCACCCTAGCTGAAACACCCTGACCCCAAGCCTTCCCATCTAGACCAAGTGCCGGAACCTGTGAACCCCAGGCTCCCCATCTCAGAACTGAACTTCCCATGGTGCGCGCCTCACACTTCTGTCCTTGTGCACCCAGGgggattttcttttgctttctttttcttttttttggggggggggaggtggtgggggtgggggtgggagtgagggattgtttctgttgttaaatttgatttggggagaaaaaaaaaaccatgagagGCAAGCTAGAAATCCTGGCAGCTGCAaggaagagggaggtggagaagggggtggggaggacaaaggtggaaaggagggaggtgaagaggaggaagagagctaTTCTTCTTCTATTAGAGACCAGGAAAGAAGACAGGCTCAGCTGCTGTGAAAAAGCCGGAGCAGCTGCATagggcaggagagagacagagacagagagacagacaaagagacagacagagagacagagacagagagacagaatatGCCTGGAGCTCGAGTGTGGTGCAAGCCTGAAGTTTGGAGCTTGTGTCCGGCAAAACAAGGGGAAGGAAGCAGTCAGCCTTTACACAGAAAAGCTCTGCTCCTGGGGGTCTTCGAAGGTGGCTCCGGGAACCCCGTGCAGCCTGGAACCAAGTTTATTTCACAATCGGCGGGCATCCAGCACTCACTGCTCACACCGTCAGCTGACTCGCTGGGAGGTGTGGGGAGAATGGGTGGCGGGCATCTCTGTGCCTTACTAGTCACACTATACATGCCACGTCAGGCCTGAAGGCACATGTCACCCCGCCAGACCTCATGGACATTTGAGTTCTGGCTAAGCAGCAGCAGGTGTGCCGGCACACGGTGACTGCCGCTCTGGAAACTAACGCGTTGCACGCACGTAAAGGTGACAGGGCCTCAGCGAGCCCCAGACTGCGAGCCTGCCTTCTGCTCTGGAAGATACGCTAATAAAACCATGTGAGCCCTCCCGTCACACCAGCAAAACCTGAGGGTTCAGGGGCTGCAAAGATAGCCCGGTGAGCAAAGTGCTCACTGCACAAGCTCCAGGACTAGAGTTCAAGCCCCGGAAGCCATGCAGAAAAAGTGGGCAGtggcagccagtgcttttaatcccagcagtggcgGGAGGGGAGAGGCACTCCCTGGCCAGCCGGCCCTGCTTTATtgctgagttctagaccagtgaaagactgtctcagtAAACAAGGTGGATGAGCTTCTAAGGAATGACTCCTGACACTGATCTTTGcttgcacatgcaaacacatgctcTGCacactcaaaacacacacacacatgcatatacacatacacagacaaccAAGGCCCAAAACTGTGTTCGGTACTATTCACTCTGACATTGCGTGAAAACCGAGTGCCTGGTTTTGGAGTTTGGGGCTaagcttatttttctgttttgttcattgCCGTGCTATGAATTCACCAAAGGTCTCttgcatgctaggtgagcactccactactgagctacaccccaggcTGGGGCCTGACTGAGAGTGTTCTTGTTTGTCGACCTACTAAGTCCACTTTCTTGAAGCTCTCCCAGAGGAGGGCTTTCGGAAAATGTGCCTGGCAATAAAATGCAGAGACCAAAAGAGGTACTAGAGGAAGCTCAGGGCTTAGAGTAGCCATGCCGGTGCTTCCAGGGCATTCCACGGCCTGATCCCACCTCACAACGTGCTACTAAAGCAGCTGTGGGATTCTGATTTTGTAAAATCTTGAATGCGTGTGGTTGCTACTGCACAAACTGTAAAAATAGGAACAGTAACCGTTTCCCAGGGTGAGATGATTCACCCGGCTTGTTTTCCTTGGCTCCGCTGCAGCTGAGCACCCTGCAGCTCGATTCCCTGTTATCCAAAGAGAAGCCTGATAACCTCAGGACCAGACGTCAGCCTCCCCCCCATTCAGGCCATTGTGCCTGGTGATGATGGTCCATATGGAAACAGATCAAGAAGCCAGACATCTGTGGGGTTTGGCTTCTAGGGAGGACACTGAGGAGTGGGACCCCTGCTTCCTATACTGTGTGATGGCCATTTGGCACTACTGTATGTCCCCTGGCTGAGGGAAGTCTGTCCTACACAATGGAAGATTGACTTGAGAGGCTCCTCTGAGCTCACAAATGTGCAGGGCCCGCAGCCAAGAGCCGAGACCCTGGGATATATCTTGCTGTCAGAACAGAAGTTCAACAGGACTTCAGGCAAAATACTGCACACCACAGCCAAGGGCGGAGGACAGAAATGTAATGAAAACTTTACAGACATCAAGAGGACTGTCTGAAAACCTggtgaggtggtgcacacctgggatttcaggacttgggaggcagaggcaggcgttcAAGGCCATCCTACATAGCTAGATCTAAACCCAAAGGGGCTACGTGACACCAcctctcaaacaaacagaaactcgGTTCCTGGTTCCTACTGTCTGCATAATAAGCAGGCGGATTCTAAGACTGTACGACCTAAATATAGTCAACCTATTTTTGAGATTTATGAGCGCCTCTTAATTgttggatttttatttgtttggcaCAAAAATCGATAGCTTTTGAGCAAATTATTATCactattactattttatttcgTAGACTTTCATAGGGCTCTCTGCGCACCAGACACTAGTGTAAGCATCATTTAAACCTCATCATGACCCCGAGGTGTCAGTACTGACGTCGGCATTCTGCAGATGAGTAAACAGACACGGAGTGGTTAGTCAACGCCACAGTGCTCAGCCAGCCATGGGTTAACAAGCCATGTTCTGAATGCCCCTCCTCTGCCTGTGTTTCCACTCATTATTCATAAGGAAGAGATGGAATTCTCCGTAAAGCATTTCCAAAGACCCTTTAGGTTTAGAACAAACTGTTTGATTCACCAAGGACAAGATCATCATGTACctgaaatttttgaaaatatcatCATCTCTCCTTAATTGCCTCGTATCTAGGGTGCTTGTCCAGGATGTAGCTACAGGGTGACCTCTTGTGGTCAATATGGGTATTACATCCATAGAGTGCAGCCCCTCTGAAATTTCCTGTGCACAGCTCCTG from Microtus pennsylvanicus isolate mMicPen1 chromosome 4, mMicPen1.hap1, whole genome shotgun sequence includes these protein-coding regions:
- the Gadd45g gene encoding growth arrest and DNA damage-inducible protein GADD45 gamma isoform X1, which translates into the protein MTLEEVRGQDAVPESTARMQGAGKALHELLLSAQRQGCLTAGVYESAKVLNVDPDNVTFCVLAADEEDEGDIALQIHFTLIQAFCCENDIDIVRVGDVQRLAAIVGTDDEAGAPGDLHCILISNPNEDTWKDPALEKLSLFCEESRSFNDWVPSITLPE
- the Gadd45g gene encoding growth arrest and DNA damage-inducible protein GADD45 gamma isoform X2; amino-acid sequence: MQGAGKALHELLLSAQRQGCLTAGVYESAKVLNVDPDNVTFCVLAADEEDEGDIALQIHFTLIQAFCCENDIDIVRVGDVQRLAAIVGTDDEAGAPGDLHCILISNPNEDTWKDPALEKLSLFCEESRSFNDWVPSITLPE